From a region of the Actinopolymorpha singaporensis genome:
- a CDS encoding TauD/TfdA dioxygenase family protein, translating to MTTLTTLSDLTTDRPDATEDGYERIEVRPTSGTIGAVIGGVSVGGDVEPATVAEIRRALLAHRVVFLRDQQHLDDAGQREFASLLGTPTKPHPTVAGDGDAVLPIDSDYSKANSWHTDVTFVDRVPAISLLRALVLPPYGGSTVWANTVRAYDTLHPALQALANELWAVHSNLYDYAAERDERRLGGIDVRQQEYRAEFGQEEFETEHPVVRVHPETGERSLLLGHFVRRFVGLSTRDSRELFELLQRHVTRLDNTVRWNWLPGDLVIWDNRATQHYAVDDYDDHPRLLHRITLAGDVPVSVDGERSAVRKGDASHYSEVPAVR from the coding sequence ATGACCACGCTCACCACGCTCTCAGACCTGACCACCGACCGGCCCGACGCGACCGAGGACGGTTACGAACGCATCGAAGTACGCCCGACCTCCGGGACCATCGGCGCCGTGATCGGCGGAGTGAGCGTCGGCGGCGACGTCGAACCGGCCACTGTCGCCGAGATCCGGCGGGCCCTCCTGGCGCACCGGGTGGTCTTCCTACGCGACCAGCAACACCTCGACGACGCCGGCCAGCGGGAGTTCGCGTCGCTGCTCGGCACCCCGACGAAACCGCATCCCACCGTGGCCGGAGACGGCGACGCGGTCCTGCCGATCGACTCCGACTACAGCAAGGCGAACAGCTGGCACACCGACGTGACGTTCGTCGACCGGGTGCCCGCGATCAGCCTGCTCCGCGCGCTGGTCCTTCCTCCCTACGGCGGGTCGACGGTGTGGGCCAACACCGTACGGGCGTACGACACCCTGCACCCCGCGCTCCAGGCCCTCGCGAACGAACTGTGGGCGGTGCACTCCAACCTCTACGACTACGCGGCCGAGCGGGACGAGCGGCGGCTCGGTGGGATCGACGTCAGGCAGCAGGAGTACCGTGCCGAGTTCGGGCAGGAGGAGTTCGAGACCGAGCACCCGGTCGTGCGCGTCCACCCCGAGACCGGCGAGCGGTCCCTGCTGCTCGGTCACTTCGTACGCCGGTTCGTCGGCCTGAGCACCCGAGACTCCCGCGAACTGTTCGAACTCCTGCAGCGGCACGTGACCCGGCTGGACAACACCGTCCGGTGGAACTGGTTGCCCGGCGACCTCGTGATCTGGGACAACCGCGCGACCCAGCACTACGCCGTCGACGACTACGACGACCATCCGCGGCTGCTGCACCGGATCACCCTGGCCGGCGACGTTCCGGTGAGCGTGGACGGTGAGCGAAGTGCCGTACGCAAGGGCGACGCCTCGCACTACTCCGAGGTGCCGGCGGTCAGGTGA
- a CDS encoding GNAT family N-acetyltransferase, which yields MTSLEQSPSAGTNGSVGSAGGHPLDNPVYAALTGPHAHLAETLGRAVRYQPDVSPFAALPGEPTEADWADLARLTGAGSVVTLSGGHVVPPDGWGVVQRLEGVQFVESGVDFRADEEAEPLGADDLPEILDLVKRTQPGPFRKRTIEFGGYLGIRRGGRLVAMAGTRVHPPGWTEISAVCTDDAHRGQGLAGRLVRTVAANIRADGRTAFLHAAATNASAVRLYTALGFVLRCETPFVVLRVPEHAGSAEGANR from the coding sequence ATGACGAGCCTGGAGCAGTCGCCGTCGGCCGGAACGAACGGTTCCGTGGGATCCGCCGGCGGGCACCCACTGGACAACCCGGTGTACGCGGCGCTGACCGGTCCGCACGCGCACCTTGCCGAGACTCTCGGACGGGCCGTTCGCTACCAGCCCGACGTCTCGCCGTTCGCCGCACTGCCCGGCGAGCCGACCGAAGCCGACTGGGCCGACCTGGCCCGGCTGACCGGTGCCGGGTCGGTCGTGACCCTGTCCGGCGGGCACGTCGTTCCGCCGGACGGGTGGGGTGTGGTGCAGCGACTCGAGGGTGTCCAGTTCGTCGAGTCCGGGGTCGACTTCCGCGCGGACGAGGAGGCCGAGCCCCTCGGCGCGGACGACCTGCCGGAGATCCTCGACCTGGTGAAGCGAACGCAGCCGGGACCGTTCCGGAAGCGCACCATCGAGTTCGGCGGCTACCTCGGAATCCGTCGCGGCGGCCGCCTGGTGGCCATGGCCGGCACCCGCGTGCACCCGCCCGGGTGGACCGAGATCAGCGCCGTGTGTACCGACGACGCACACCGCGGCCAGGGCCTGGCCGGCCGGCTGGTCCGCACCGTGGCCGCCAACATCCGAGCCGATGGACGGACGGCGTTCCTGCACGCGGCGGCCACCAACGCCTCGGCCGTTCGGCTCTATACCGCGCTCGGGTTCGTGTTGCGGTGCGAGACGCCGTTCGTCGTCCTGCGCGTCCCGGAGCACGCCGGCAGCGCGGAGGGAGCGAACCGATGA
- a CDS encoding Gfo/Idh/MocA family protein, whose protein sequence is MTIDVAVVGGRFGGEFLPLYRSHPEVGRVALCDIDQDTLHRVADTYGVRDRFDSLETLLASDDFDAVHIATPVRFHVDQSVAVLDSGRHCASAVPMATTLDGIRRVLAAQRSSRRTYMMMETMVFGREFFHVRDLYERGELGALTFLRGAHIQNLDGYPRYWYGYPPMTYSTHALSPLLALAGARVRTAVGLGSGRLTPDRRGDFDNPFPVETALFQLDKGDLAAEVTVSFFQTGRTYYEGFSVYGHEAGVEWPQLNEDDGLRVYRLEPLGGGDGPVGRGRSASATVVHPLDRPDLLPPELAPFVRPTTFHPGEGAPAVRLGSAHGGSHPHLVHEFVTSIVDSRAPVVDALTAAAWTAPGICGHESALRGGERIEVPDFVSEQEVRA, encoded by the coding sequence ATGACGATCGACGTCGCGGTGGTGGGCGGGAGGTTCGGCGGTGAGTTCCTGCCGCTGTACCGCAGCCATCCCGAGGTGGGCCGGGTGGCGCTCTGCGACATCGACCAGGACACCTTGCACAGGGTCGCCGACACGTACGGCGTACGCGACCGGTTCGACAGCCTGGAAACGTTGCTGGCCTCCGACGACTTCGATGCGGTGCACATCGCCACTCCGGTTCGCTTCCACGTCGACCAGAGCGTCGCGGTGCTCGACAGCGGCCGGCACTGCGCGTCGGCGGTGCCGATGGCGACGACGCTGGACGGGATCCGCCGGGTGCTGGCCGCGCAACGGTCGTCTCGACGTACGTACATGATGATGGAGACGATGGTCTTCGGGCGGGAGTTCTTCCACGTCCGTGACCTGTACGAGCGTGGTGAGCTCGGTGCGTTGACGTTCCTGCGCGGCGCGCACATCCAGAACCTCGACGGATACCCGCGCTACTGGTACGGCTACCCGCCGATGACGTACTCCACGCACGCGCTCTCCCCGCTGCTGGCGCTGGCCGGTGCCCGGGTGCGGACCGCCGTAGGGCTGGGGTCGGGCCGGCTGACCCCCGACCGCCGCGGCGACTTCGACAACCCGTTCCCGGTGGAGACGGCACTTTTCCAACTGGACAAGGGAGATCTGGCAGCCGAGGTCACGGTGTCGTTCTTCCAGACCGGTCGTACGTACTACGAGGGTTTCTCCGTGTACGGGCACGAGGCGGGCGTGGAATGGCCGCAGCTCAACGAGGACGACGGACTGCGGGTGTACAGGTTGGAGCCGCTCGGCGGCGGAGACGGACCCGTCGGCCGCGGCCGCAGCGCGTCGGCGACCGTCGTCCACCCGCTGGACCGTCCGGACCTGTTGCCGCCGGAGCTGGCGCCGTTCGTTCGGCCCACGACCTTCCACCCTGGCGAGGGTGCGCCTGCCGTGCGACTGGGCAGCGCGCACGGCGGTTCACACCCGCATCTTGTGCACGAGTTCGTGACCAGCATCGTGGACTCCCGCGCGCCAGTGGTCGACGCACTCACCGCCGCGGCCTGGACGGCGCCCGGGATCTGTGGACACGAGTCGGCGCTGCGAGGCGGCGAACGCATCGAGGTCCCGGACTTCGTTTCCGAGCAGGAGGTACGCGCATGA
- a CDS encoding cupin domain-containing protein produces the protein MNHPAVPPVPDDPFHRMLHHVAPAGLSEATAQSAGMRRVEAISGKSVGSRRLWMGQTHVAPATASENHHHGHSETAIFVVSGRPEFVFLDLEGPEPREVRIVTGPGEYIYVPPYVPHREENPDPDQEALVVIARTTQEAIVVNQPDLRWTGPVMTNSEDVRERQRRRRR, from the coding sequence ATGAACCACCCCGCTGTCCCGCCCGTCCCGGACGACCCGTTCCACCGGATGCTGCACCACGTCGCGCCGGCGGGGCTGTCCGAGGCGACCGCGCAGAGTGCGGGGATGCGACGGGTGGAGGCGATCAGTGGCAAGTCGGTCGGGTCCCGTCGGCTGTGGATGGGCCAGACGCACGTAGCGCCGGCGACCGCCTCGGAGAACCACCACCACGGTCATTCCGAGACAGCGATCTTCGTGGTGAGCGGGCGACCGGAGTTCGTCTTCCTCGACCTGGAAGGGCCTGAGCCGCGGGAGGTCCGGATCGTGACCGGCCCGGGGGAGTACATCTACGTGCCGCCGTACGTCCCGCACCGGGAGGAGAACCCGGACCCCGACCAGGAGGCACTGGTCGTCATCGCCCGTACGACGCAGGAGGCGATCGTGGTCAACCAGCCGGACCTGCGCTGGACCGGTCCGGTGATGACCAACAGCGAGGACGTCAGGGAGCGCCAGCGCCGTCGCCGCCGATGA
- a CDS encoding HNH endonuclease signature motif containing protein, with the protein MSDGGGCFDGHLGDEPGGRRVLPAGFADLPAGLGLAAAVAGVDVAGCNGFELEESIKARRRLICWLEAECLSDVNALAYAEPGMVDGPAGRRVTPDPMTPEVLEPLLGWTGYRAHQYVALAATLPRLPRVREALASGQLELNDVRVIVDRITDAEPDVWGAIEEAIFPKVLELRGGLLRAKVEAEVVTADPDAAAKRHRAARSGRNVAIWPAVDGVADLAIRGLSAGQAAEAYGHIDAIARAVKSTGDPRTLSQLRADVAAALLTGTADIKDCSAPAATHHTKQEEAQSQAQHQPAQDQAERAEGESEQTPDEQGHCPIHCYPDHDLHSAGCDCGDCAPAGTANTTAHYTPCHCSTTHDSAAHDAAERSAAAEDADSSAIGQNAAGRGAATGGAAAPDGGRPTAGQIPRQNRRPDETADPPDPPDPPTGNPTPPTPPWCSSQPSWGAIRTRAKIQLNVPLTTLMGLSSQPGELGGFGPVITEVARRVVANNLGNPEARFSVGVTHPVTGRLLHLHPIPARFLRGLQAELVHARDQRCAWTTCRRPAATCHLDHNTEHHHGGQTAVDNIAPLCPRHHKTKTERDWKLEQTGPGEHILTDPHGRQYHSRTPSLTDPVVPPERAVTTTGTRTVDNDLPPF; encoded by the coding sequence GTGAGCGATGGCGGTGGGTGCTTCGACGGCCACCTGGGTGATGAGCCCGGTGGCCGTCGGGTGCTGCCTGCGGGGTTTGCTGATCTGCCGGCGGGTCTTGGGTTGGCTGCCGCGGTGGCGGGGGTCGACGTGGCTGGGTGTAACGGGTTCGAGTTGGAGGAGTCGATCAAGGCACGGCGGCGGCTGATCTGCTGGCTGGAGGCTGAGTGCCTGTCCGATGTGAACGCGCTGGCCTACGCCGAGCCCGGCATGGTTGACGGCCCGGCCGGACGCAGGGTGACGCCGGATCCGATGACCCCGGAGGTCCTGGAGCCGTTGCTGGGGTGGACCGGCTACCGGGCGCACCAGTACGTGGCCCTGGCCGCCACCCTGCCCCGCCTGCCGCGGGTACGTGAGGCGTTGGCCAGCGGGCAGCTGGAGCTCAACGATGTGCGGGTGATCGTGGACCGGATCACCGACGCCGAACCCGATGTGTGGGGTGCCATCGAGGAGGCGATCTTCCCCAAAGTCCTGGAACTGCGGGGCGGGTTGTTGCGGGCCAAGGTGGAGGCCGAGGTCGTCACAGCAGACCCCGACGCCGCCGCCAAACGTCACCGCGCGGCCAGGTCCGGGCGGAACGTCGCGATCTGGCCCGCCGTCGACGGCGTCGCCGACCTCGCCATCCGCGGCCTGTCCGCAGGCCAGGCAGCTGAGGCGTACGGCCACATCGACGCCATCGCCCGCGCAGTCAAATCAACCGGTGACCCGCGCACCCTCAGCCAACTCCGCGCCGACGTCGCCGCCGCCCTACTCACCGGCACCGCCGACATCAAAGACTGCTCAGCCCCAGCGGCCACCCACCACACCAAGCAAGAAGAGGCGCAAAGCCAGGCACAACACCAGCCTGCGCAGGACCAGGCCGAACGAGCCGAAGGTGAATCCGAGCAGACGCCGGACGAACAGGGGCACTGTCCCATTCACTGCTACCCCGACCACGACCTGCACAGCGCCGGATGTGACTGCGGTGACTGCGCTCCCGCCGGAACCGCAAACACCACCGCCCACTACACCCCCTGCCACTGCTCCACCACGCACGACAGCGCAGCCCACGACGCCGCGGAGCGCAGCGCAGCCGCAGAGGACGCAGATAGCAGCGCCATCGGGCAGAACGCAGCGGGACGCGGCGCAGCCACAGGCGGTGCAGCTGCTCCCGACGGCGGGCGGCCTACCGCGGGTCAGATCCCGCGGCAGAACCGCCGACCCGACGAAACGGCCGACCCGCCGGATCCGCCTGATCCACCGACAGGTAACCCGACACCACCAACACCGCCCTGGTGCTCCTCACAACCGAGCTGGGGTGCCATACGAACGCGGGCGAAGATCCAGCTGAACGTGCCGCTGACCACCCTGATGGGACTCAGCAGCCAGCCTGGTGAGCTCGGCGGGTTCGGGCCGGTCATCACCGAGGTCGCCCGCCGCGTGGTGGCGAACAATCTCGGCAACCCCGAGGCGAGATTCAGTGTCGGGGTCACCCACCCGGTCACCGGGCGGTTGTTGCATCTGCATCCCATCCCGGCGAGGTTCCTGCGCGGGCTGCAGGCAGAGCTGGTGCATGCCCGCGACCAGCGCTGCGCATGGACCACCTGCAGGAGACCGGCGGCGACCTGCCACCTCGACCACAACACCGAACACCACCACGGCGGCCAAACCGCCGTGGACAACATCGCACCGCTCTGCCCACGCCACCACAAAACCAAGACCGAACGCGACTGGAAACTCGAGCAGACCGGCCCCGGCGAACACATCCTCACCGACCCCCACGGCCGGCAATACCACAGCAGAACACCATCCCTCACCGACCCGGTGGTACCACCCGAGCGAGCAGTCACCACCACGGGCACAAGGACGGTCGACAATGACCTACCGCCGTTCTGA
- a CDS encoding metallophosphoesterase family protein produces MRVVVLSDTHAPRRWKSCPERVAEHLRTADVILHAGDVCTPDVLDELAAFAPVYAVVGNNDGPEVAEWGSGVPEVLETTLAGVRVAMVHDSGQATGRMARMRRRFPNADLVVFGHSHIPLTQTEDGVRIFNPGSPTDRRRQPHGTIGIVVLQRGRVKDASIVPVT; encoded by the coding sequence ATGAGAGTGGTCGTCCTGTCCGACACGCACGCGCCTCGGCGGTGGAAGTCGTGCCCGGAGCGCGTGGCCGAGCATCTGCGGACGGCAGATGTGATCCTGCATGCGGGTGACGTGTGTACGCCTGACGTACTGGACGAACTCGCGGCCTTCGCCCCCGTTTATGCCGTCGTCGGCAACAACGACGGACCCGAGGTCGCCGAGTGGGGCTCGGGCGTGCCGGAGGTCCTCGAGACCACCCTGGCCGGCGTTCGGGTGGCGATGGTGCACGACAGTGGGCAGGCGACGGGGCGGATGGCACGGATGCGACGGCGGTTCCCGAACGCCGACCTCGTGGTGTTCGGGCACTCGCACATCCCGTTGACGCAGACCGAGGACGGCGTACGGATCTTCAACCCCGGCTCGCCGACAGACCGGCGACGGCAGCCGCACGGAACGATCGGCATCGTCGTCCTCCAACGCGGTCGGGTGAAGGACGCGTCGATCGTTCCGGTGACGTAG
- a CDS encoding DUF2127 domain-containing protein, translating to MAWFKPGDLLDRTFEVGIILKGLDGLLELVGGILLLAVSPATLNRLVVTPTQHEISEDPHDFVATHLLHLTAGLHRSTVWFGAVYLLLHGAVKIVLVVALLRNQLWAYPWTIVFLLAFIGYQLYRIALHPTVGLVLLTVFDAFVVWLTWREYGRQRAAGRTRSAAPG from the coding sequence ATGGCCTGGTTCAAGCCCGGGGATCTGCTGGACCGCACCTTCGAGGTCGGGATCATCCTCAAGGGGCTGGATGGCCTGCTCGAACTGGTCGGCGGGATCCTGCTGCTGGCGGTGTCGCCCGCCACCCTCAACCGGCTGGTCGTCACGCCGACCCAGCACGAGATCTCCGAGGACCCGCACGACTTCGTGGCCACCCACCTGCTGCACCTGACGGCCGGCCTCCACCGGTCGACGGTGTGGTTCGGTGCCGTCTATCTGCTTCTGCACGGCGCGGTGAAGATCGTCCTCGTCGTCGCGCTGCTGCGCAACCAGCTGTGGGCGTACCCCTGGACGATCGTGTTCCTGCTCGCCTTCATCGGCTACCAGCTCTATCGCATCGCGCTCCATCCGACGGTCGGACTCGTGCTGTTGACCGTCTTCGACGCGTTCGTCGTCTGGTTGACCTGGCGCGAGTACGGCCGACAACGTGCCGCCGGCCGCACTCGCTCAGCCGCGCCGGGGTGA
- a CDS encoding calcium:proton antiporter, with protein sequence MTLPRRPPYVSWTTVVPLLALLALALTWGRYLAVPFALVIAVVLAGAVLSAVHHAEVVAHRVGEPFGSLVLAVAVTVIEVALIVTLMVSGRPETSQLARDTVFAAVMITTNGIVGISLLVAALRYGTTRFNAEGSGAALATVATLAALSLVLPTFTLGAPGPAFSAAQLIFAAIVSLLLYGMFVLTQTVRHRDFFLPVHHDDEPAAGRGNAPTSERAEVETGDVDESGDADEHAAPPSTRAALTSLALLLVALVAVVGLAKVESPAIETVVKAAGFPQSFVGVVIALLVLLPETIAAVRAARRQRTQISLNLAYGSAMASIGLTIPAIALASIWLKGPLHLGLGATQLVLLALTVVVSVLTVVPGRATRLQGGVHLVLLVAFLFLAVSP encoded by the coding sequence GTGACGCTCCCCCGCCGCCCGCCGTACGTCTCGTGGACGACCGTCGTACCGCTGCTCGCCCTTCTCGCGCTGGCACTCACCTGGGGCCGGTACCTGGCGGTCCCGTTCGCGCTGGTGATCGCGGTCGTACTCGCAGGAGCGGTGCTGTCCGCGGTGCACCACGCGGAGGTCGTGGCGCACCGGGTTGGCGAACCCTTCGGCTCGCTGGTCCTCGCGGTGGCTGTGACGGTGATCGAGGTCGCGCTGATCGTGACCCTGATGGTCTCGGGTCGTCCGGAGACGTCCCAACTGGCACGGGACACCGTCTTCGCCGCGGTGATGATCACCACGAACGGCATCGTCGGGATCTCTTTGTTGGTGGCCGCGCTGCGCTATGGAACGACCCGGTTCAACGCGGAGGGAAGTGGAGCCGCGCTGGCGACTGTGGCGACCCTGGCTGCGTTGAGCCTGGTGCTGCCGACCTTCACCCTCGGTGCCCCCGGCCCGGCCTTCTCCGCCGCCCAGCTCATCTTCGCGGCGATCGTTTCGCTCTTGTTGTACGGCATGTTCGTGCTCACCCAGACGGTGCGGCACCGCGACTTCTTCCTGCCCGTCCACCATGACGACGAGCCGGCCGCCGGACGTGGGAACGCTCCCACATCCGAGCGAGCCGAGGTCGAGACGGGCGACGTCGACGAGAGCGGCGACGCCGACGAACACGCCGCTCCCCCTAGCACCCGAGCGGCACTGACAAGCCTCGCGCTGCTGCTGGTGGCGCTCGTCGCCGTGGTGGGCCTGGCGAAGGTCGAGTCACCCGCGATCGAGACCGTGGTGAAGGCGGCCGGATTCCCGCAGTCGTTCGTCGGCGTGGTGATCGCGTTGCTCGTCCTGCTGCCGGAGACGATCGCTGCCGTACGCGCCGCCCGCAGGCAGCGGACGCAGATCAGCCTCAACCTTGCCTACGGCTCGGCGATGGCGAGCATCGGGCTCACGATCCCGGCGATCGCGCTCGCGTCGATCTGGTTGAAGGGTCCGCTCCACCTCGGCCTCGGGGCCACTCAGCTCGTCCTCCTGGCGCTCACCGTGGTCGTCAGCGTCCTCACGGTGGTACCCGGCAGGGCGACGCGGCTGCAGGGTGGTGTCCATCTCGTCCTGCTGGTCGCGTTCCTCTTCCTCGCGGTGAGCCCGTGA
- a CDS encoding DUF2188 domain-containing protein, which translates to MSELPERPDVPQETHSGLAQAWASAGEAAQQLSEARQTEQETTARETSGTTPAPVRYSVLPAGGAFHVKRGDEVVGYYTDRDAALADARKLAGGDSPSRVVIHDDDRRPSEEETY; encoded by the coding sequence ATGAGCGAGCTGCCGGAGCGACCCGACGTGCCCCAGGAGACCCACTCCGGGCTGGCCCAGGCCTGGGCCAGTGCGGGGGAGGCCGCGCAACAGTTGAGTGAGGCACGTCAGACCGAGCAGGAGACGACTGCCCGGGAGACGTCGGGCACCACGCCCGCGCCCGTCAGGTACTCCGTGCTCCCCGCCGGCGGCGCGTTCCACGTCAAGCGGGGTGACGAAGTGGTCGGCTACTACACCGACCGCGACGCGGCCCTGGCCGACGCTCGCAAGCTCGCGGGTGGCGACAGCCCCAGCCGGGTGGTCATCCACGACGACGACCGGCGCCCAAGTGAGGAAGAGACGTACTGA
- a CDS encoding MBL fold metallo-hydrolase: MSHDPANSATPQSVGELFFVGNATVLLKYGPFTLLTDPNFLHRGQRAYLGHGLTSRRLTEPALRVDQLPPLDAVVLSHLHGDHWDRVARRNLDSGLPIVTTPHASRRLQGLHGFRRAVGLRTWEQHTMAKGGMVLRITSTPGRHAPGPIRHLLPPVMGSVLELATAEGEVHHRLYITGDTLMYPAVEEIAQRFPATDLALLHLGGTTLPGGMVVTMDAEQGADLLATISPRRAVPIHYDDYDVMRSPLSDFRAEVERRGLASRVSYVERGESLTL, encoded by the coding sequence ATGTCCCATGACCCTGCCAACTCCGCCACGCCACAGTCCGTCGGTGAGCTGTTCTTCGTCGGCAACGCGACGGTACTGCTGAAGTACGGCCCCTTCACCCTGCTCACCGACCCGAACTTCCTGCACCGCGGTCAGCGTGCCTACCTCGGGCACGGGCTGACCAGCAGGAGGCTGACCGAGCCGGCACTGCGCGTCGACCAGCTTCCGCCGCTGGACGCGGTGGTGTTGTCCCACCTGCACGGTGACCACTGGGACCGGGTGGCCCGCCGCAACCTGGACTCCGGGCTGCCGATCGTCACCACGCCACATGCCTCGCGGCGGCTGCAGGGACTGCACGGCTTCCGGCGCGCGGTGGGACTGCGCACCTGGGAGCAGCACACCATGGCCAAGGGCGGCATGGTGCTCCGGATCACCTCGACACCCGGTCGGCACGCACCCGGGCCGATCCGCCACCTGCTGCCCCCGGTGATGGGCAGCGTTCTCGAACTCGCCACCGCCGAAGGCGAGGTGCACCACCGGCTCTACATCACCGGCGACACGCTGATGTACCCGGCCGTGGAGGAGATCGCCCAGCGTTTCCCGGCCACCGACCTGGCGCTGCTCCATCTCGGCGGGACGACCCTGCCCGGCGGGATGGTGGTGACGATGGACGCCGAGCAGGGCGCGGACCTGCTGGCCACGATCTCACCACGTCGGGCGGTGCCCATCCACTACGACGACTACGACGTGATGCGTTCGCCGCTGTCGGACTTCCGTGCGGAGGTGGAGCGGCGTGGGCTGGCCTCTCGGGTCAGCTACGTCGAGCGCGGTGAGTCGCTGACGCTGTGA
- a CDS encoding EI24 domain-containing protein: MSTRSAPASAVSYPGGFLTGVGLLVRGVRMYAANPRLALLGVVPALITGVLFLGAFLTLAYFAGDVAAVLTPFADDWSGSTRTFVRFAAGLALLGLAALIGVIAFTAVTLAIGGPFYERISERVEEQYGAVPNPVEVGWARSLRRGVTDSSRLVARSVMVGVPLFVAGFLPVVGQTAVPVLGAVLGGWLLAVELVGTPFERRGMGLAERRRALRRIRPVTAGFGVAVFVVFLIPLGAVVFTPAAVAGATLLARRALGEPTERRRS; this comes from the coding sequence GTGAGTACGCGATCGGCTCCGGCATCGGCGGTCAGCTACCCCGGCGGTTTCCTCACCGGCGTGGGACTGCTGGTGCGCGGTGTGCGCATGTACGCCGCGAACCCCCGGCTCGCACTGCTCGGCGTCGTGCCGGCTCTCATCACCGGAGTATTGTTCCTCGGCGCCTTCCTCACCCTCGCGTACTTCGCCGGTGACGTGGCCGCAGTGCTCACACCGTTCGCCGACGACTGGTCCGGAAGCACCCGTACGTTCGTGAGGTTCGCCGCCGGTCTGGCGTTGCTCGGCCTGGCCGCCCTGATCGGCGTCATCGCGTTCACCGCGGTCACGCTCGCGATCGGTGGGCCGTTCTACGAGCGGATCTCCGAACGCGTCGAGGAGCAGTACGGCGCCGTGCCGAACCCGGTCGAGGTCGGCTGGGCCCGGTCGCTGCGGCGCGGGGTCACCGACTCGTCCCGCCTCGTCGCCCGGTCGGTCATGGTCGGGGTCCCGTTGTTCGTGGCGGGTTTCCTGCCGGTGGTGGGGCAGACGGCCGTGCCGGTGCTCGGTGCGGTGCTCGGCGGCTGGCTGCTCGCGGTCGAACTCGTCGGAACGCCGTTCGAACGGCGGGGGATGGGCCTCGCCGAACGCCGCCGGGCGCTGCGGAGGATCCGGCCGGTGACCGCGGGCTTCGGCGTCGCGGTGTTCGTGGTCTTCCTGATCCCACTCGGCGCGGTCGTGTTCACTCCGGCGGCGGTCGCCGGCGCCACGCTGCTCGCCCGGCGGGCGCTCGGCGAGCCCACCGAGCGGCGCCGCTCCTGA